A genome region from Trichoderma asperellum chromosome 7, complete sequence includes the following:
- the PSF3 gene encoding DNA replication protein (BUSCO:EOG092D4679), with protein sequence MSYYDVDAILTDGEKVPCRFELDVPYLGHLDNSNGLKPGSRLALPLWLAEMFALASAGEDSKPPLTLTLPPCLSEQVQAALKADPRAVALRDQSAYFYGVAVRMLDLFDERELSAILRRTFVVRAADVGLHARKAEESGLGGQGEEFLRGLDEWERRLFRRGHEGVRGAKEWTDNVKKS encoded by the exons ATGTCCTATTACGACGTTGACGCCATTCTCACTGACGGGGAG AAAGTTCCCTGTCGCTTCGAGCTCGACGTGCCTTACCTCGGCCACCTCGACAACTCCAATGGCCTGAAGCCCGGCTCACGCCTCGCGCTGCCCCTATGGCTCGCCGAAATGTTCGCTCTCGCCTCCGCAGGCGAAGATTCCAAGCCGCCGCTGACGCTGACCCTGCCGCCGTGCCTGTCCGAACAGGTCCAGGCCGCGCTGAAAGCCGACCCGCGGGCCGTGGCACTGCGAGACCAGAGCGCATATTTCTACGGCGTGGCGGTGCGGATGCTGGATCTGTTTGACGAGAGGGAGCTGAGCGCCATACTGAGGAGGACGTTTGTGGTGAGGGCAGCGGATGTGGGATTGCATGCGCGCAAGGCCGAAGAGTCGGGACTGGGGGGCCAGGGCGAGGAGTTCCTGCGGGGACTGGATGAGTGGGAGAGGCGGCTGTTTAGGAGAGGGCACGAGGGAGTGAGGGGGGCCAAGGAGTGGACGGATAACGTTAAGAAATCATGA
- a CDS encoding uncharacterized protein (EggNog:ENOG41~antiSMASH:Cluster_7.3~SMCOG1079:oxidoreductase) produces MSSMVERIINVYNWWNGVNKIKASLKEKNPDAIKFGVISAAAINFTSFFDPVQTHQGVEIVAIAARSRAKAEAQVAKYKLTAAKIYDSYEDILQDPNVEAVYIPLPNGLHHQWAIKALMAGKHVLIEKPIGSNAAEAKEIQDCAKENGKLALEAYHWRLHPAAHRVKEIIESGKYGHVTATSSKMVVPPGALGADDIRFNYALGGGASMDLCYVVSASLYWASAPNDVKGATFEVLEAKPQVNKLDKRIDEGMDASFVIRNADSTRPPIMCTTSCKLVLPKFLGFIPQLWDLTPTTVVELEQAKIEFTAYVGPYIGHKIIITEKSGKKTTETLYKDGPLWGKRGESWWTTYRYQLEAFADRVRAAKNQEPYNGPWVDMDESVKLMEIIDGIYKKAGMPVRGTE; encoded by the exons ATGTCGTCCATGGTTGAG CGCATAATTAATGTTTATAATTGGTGGAATGGCGTCAATAAAATCAAAGCAAGcctgaaagaaaagaacccAGACGCAATCAAGTTCGGCGTCATATCAGCCGCGGCAATTAATTTCACCTCTTTTTTCGACCCGGTCCAGACCCACCAAGGCGTCGAGATTGTAGCTATTGCGGCAAGATCGAGAGCAAAAGCAGAAGCACAAGTGGCGAAATACAAGCTCACTGCAGCCAAAATATACGATTCGTATGAAGACATCCTCCAAGATCCCAATGTCGAGGCCGTCTACATTCCTCTTCCCAATggccttcatcatcaatgGGCCATTAAAGCATTGATGGCCGGCAAGCACGTCTTGATCGAGAAGCCTATTGGGTCCAATGCTGCCGAAGCCAAAGAGATTCAGGATTGCGCCAAAGAAAATGGCAAACTTGCTCTTGAAGCTTACCACTGGCGACTTCATCCTGCCGCTCATCGTGTCAAGGAGATTATTGAAAGCGGCAAATATGGCCACGTCACGGCTACGTCTTCGAAAATGGTCGTTCCTCCTGGAGCGTTAGGCGCTGACGATATCCGCTTCAACTATGCCCTGGGAGGCGGGGCTTCCATGGATCTTTGCTACGTCGTTTCGGCGTCTTTGTACTGGGCATCCGCTCCCAATGATGTGAAAGGAGCCACCTTTGAGGTCTTGGAAGCGAAGCCTCAGGTCAATAAGCTCGATAAACGAATTGACGAAGGCATGGACGCAAGTTTTGTTATCCGTAATGCGGATAGTACAAGACCACCAATCATGTGCACCACCAGTTGTAAACTGGTGCTGCCAAAGTTCTTGGGTTTTATTCCACAGCTATGGGACCTGACGCCGACAACGGTGGTGGAGCTAGAGCAAGCCAAAATCGAGTTTACGGCTTATGTTGGCCCGTATATTGGGCACAAGATCATCATCACCGAGAAGAGCGGCAAGAAGACCACTGAAACTCTCTACAAAGATGGACCCCTATGGGGCAAGCGGGGAGAATCTTGGTGGACAACGTATAGATATCAACTTGAGGCGTTTGCGGATCGTGTCAGGGCGGCTAAAAACCAGGAACCGTATAATGGACCTTGGGTTGATATGGATGAAAGCGTGAAGCTTATGGAGATTATCGATGGTATCTACAAGAAGGCAGGAATGCCAGTGCGCGGAACAGAGTAG
- a CDS encoding uncharacterized protein (EggNog:ENOG41~antiSMASH:Cluster_7.3~SMCOG1034:cytochrome P450~TransMembrane:3 (o6-23i35-56o62-83i)) — protein sequence MRPEMLAVASASGGVLSHLVYFIHGHRSMEAPKIVGFYIVAVCLLWMRCIHLQGAVHGASNAGIISASYFLGLFTSILVYRIFFHRLRRFPGPFAAKVTKLYGPYTALDRKPHLHWSKLFDKYGDIIRIGPNELMALSIDAQQKIHGAGSPCSKQNSAYESVNYKGHPNLDTILNHKDHRWRRQIWDKAFSTKSLETYERNAREVVYEWLEKLKSLQGQPINTSLYSTLIPFENMGRMGFSASFGSIKAGKEDDMLHYLEVTLGTLAKLGLLWWPIALMNAIGGSNDLIKFQKLACQMVDRRGEQADDEHEDIMKYFLEDYHSKEPKTMHHIDDIYSDAQAVMTGGTDTIAAVLSFAFYYIARDPTVQDKLRSELQPLFGRTAPGEFTNHDLGEAAAPYLNAVINETMRVDNPTCANGPRMMPPEGLEIDGVLIPGETLVYVPINSMHRSAKYFKEPDSFIPERWTTRPDLVIDKRAFHPFLLGPYNCVGKRLAMIVIRFTIAYTVWNYDFKFAPGEDGTSIHRDMINQAILKAGGLHCVFNKRA from the exons ATGAGGCCCGAAATGCTGGCCGTTGCCTCGGCGTCAGGTGGTGTTTTATCCCACCTTGTTTATTTCATTCATGGACACAGGTCTATGGAAGCGCCCAAGATTGTTGGGTTCTACATAGTCGCAGTGTGTTTACTATGGATGCGGTGCATTCATTTACAAGGGGCGGTCCATGGAGCCTCAAACGCTGGCATCATATCGGCGTCTTATTTTTTAGGACTCTTCACTAGTATTCTAGTATATcgcatcttcttccatcgCTTAAGGCGCTTCCCTGGACCGTTTGCAGCAAAAGTCACAAAACTGTACGGACCATATACAGCTCTGGATAGGAAACCACACCTTCACTGGTCCAAGCTTTTCGACAAATATGGAGACATCATACGAATTG GCCCTAATGAGCTCATGGCTCTATCGATAGACGCTCAGCAGAAGATTCATGGAGCAGGATCACCATGTTCAAAGCAGAACTCAGCCTACGAGTCCGTGAACTATAAGGGCCACCCAAATCTTGATACCATCTTGAACCACAAGGACCATCGTTGGAGAAGACAGATCTGGGACAAGGCCTTTAGCACCAAAT CTCTAGAAACATACGAACGCAACGCTCGTGAAGTAGTATACGAATGGCTAGAGAAATTGAAATCGCTTCAGGGCCAGCCCATCAACACCTCACTATATTCCACTTTGATACCATTTGAAAACATGGGCCGAATGGGATTTTCAGCCAGTTTCGGATCAATCAAAGCGggcaaagaagatgacaTGTTACACTACCTTGAAGTCACTCTGGGTACCCTTGCCAAGCTTGGACTGTTATGGTGGCCGATTGCTTTGATGAATGCCATCGGTGGCAGTAATGATCTCATCAAGTTCCAAAAATTAGCTTGTCAGATGGTAgacagaagaggagag CAAGCAGATGACGAACATGAAGATATAATGAAATATTTCCTCGAAGATTATCACTCCAAGGAACCCAAAACTATGCACCATATTGACGACATATACTCGGACGCCCAAGCTGTTATGACTGGTGGAACTGACACTATTGCAGCCGTATTGTCATTCGCATTTTACTATATTGCACGAGATCCCACCGTCCAAGACAAGCTGCGTTCAGAACTGCAACCATTATTTGGGCGTACAGCACCTGGCGAATTTACGAACCATGACTTGGGTGAGGCTGCGGCGCCATACTTGAACGCCGTGATTAACGAGACGATGAGAGTGGATAATCCAACTTGCGCCAACGGACCTCGAATGATGCCACCTGAGGGACTCGAAATTGATGGCGTTTTAATTCCTGGAGAAACACTAGTTTATGTGCCAATAAATTCTATGCATAGAA GCGcgaaatattttaaagagcCAGATAGCTTTATCCCCGAAAGGTGGACAACACGACCTGACCTAGTAATCGACAAGCGGGCATTTCATCCTTTCCTCCTCGGCCCATACAATTGTGTAGGGAAGAGACTGGCTATGATTGTGATACGGTTCACAATAGCGTATACAGTTTGGAATTACGACTTCAAGTTTGCTCCTGGAGAGGATGGGACTTCGATCCACCGAGATATGATAAACCAGGCAATTTTGAAAGCCGGTGGTCTGCATTGTGTATTTAATAAGAGAGCTTAA
- a CDS encoding uncharacterized protein (EggNog:ENOG41~antiSMASH:Cluster_7.3), whose amino-acid sequence MNELETGFDALSINRLINPIDKDIPNEIPFCPSGNLATKLQDTPRYLFRVFSKNSAGENSSEWMKSVDAQKGNFTDIFKRDNASAVALTLNEHLMPWPKLNGDPFISWTTSLLFAIQYAIFKYKKEHVELNMIYLCIVDTTQFPSGVFIKDLDLIEEFQDKVTDDHVIWYKNKRRYWKNIGLSNIRQLRNRKHEEYSGIYYFGEYLSQGQTKINGRSCTVPCDKVINNHLFAMMPNFKVEMESEAQLWAKAVIKFREPSPSKIMEQEAIDNSEFFEAKAIALEFGTKWFLPMLANLLALSPRTANPANIRLISKLFSSACRP is encoded by the coding sequence ATGAACGAGCTAGAAACAGGCTTTGATGCACTAAGCATCAACCGACTGATTAATCCCATAGACAAAGATATACCAAATGAGATTCCGTTCTGTCCATCAGGCAATCTCGCAACGAAATTACAGGACACTCCCCGTTATCTCTTTCGCGTTTTTTCAAAGAATTCCGCAGGAGAGAACAGTAGTGAATGGATGAAATCCGTTGACGCGCAAAAGGGCAATTTCACAGATATTTTTAAACGAGATAATGCTTCAGCTGTCGCTTTAACTCTCAACGAGCATCTCATGCCGTGGCCAAAATTAAATGGAGATCCTTTCATATCCTGGACAACTTCGCTTCTTTTCGCGATCCAGTACGCTATCTTCAAGTATAAGAAGGAACACGTCGAACTGAACATGATTTATCTGTGCATTGTTGACACTACTCAGTTCCCTAGCGGAGTGTTCATAAAAGACCTCGACCTGATCGAGGAATTCCAAGATAAGGTCACCGATGACCACGTCATCTGGTATAAAAACAAGCGGCGTTACTGGAAAAACATAGGGCTCAGCAACATCCGTCAATTACGAAATAGGAAACATGAGGAGTATTCTGGTATTTACTACTTCGGAGAATACCTTTCACAGGGGCAGACCAAGATCAATGGCCGTTCATGTACGGTGCCTTGCGATAAGGTTATTAACAATCACTTGTTTGCCATGATGCCCAACTTCAAAGTGGAAATGGAAAGCGAAGCTCAATTATGGGCAAAAGCAGTGATAAAGTTTCGAGAGCCGTCGCCGTCCAAAATCATGGAGCAAGAGGCGATAGACAATTCCGAATTCTTCGAGGCAAAGGCGATAGCATTAGAATTTGGCACGAAATGGTTTCTGCCAATGCTAGCCAATTTATTAGCCCTGAGCCCTCGTACGGCTAACCCCGCGAACATACGTCTGATATCGAAGCTATTTTCCAGTGCGTGCCGGCCCTGA
- a CDS encoding uncharacterized protein (EggNog:ENOG41~antiSMASH:Cluster_7.3), whose product MNELETGFDALSINRLINPIDKDIPNEIPFCPSGNLATKLQDTPRYLFRVFSKNSAGENSSEWMKSVDAQKGNFTDIFKRDNASAVALTLNEHLMPWPKLNGDPFISWTTSLLFAIQYAIFKYKKEHVELNMIYLCIVDTTQFPSGVFIKDLDLIEEFQDKVTDDHVIWYKNKRRYWKNIGLSNIRQLRNRKHEEYSGIYYFGEYLSQGQTKINGRSCTVPCDKVINNHLFAMMPNFKVEMESEAQLWAKAVIKFREPSPSKIMEQEAIDNSEFFEAKAIALEFGTKWFLPMLANLLALSPRTANPANIRLISKLFSNGVEHSLLSKITNVVADDNIPEVLRFREIVHAINKDYHADRAAVLVRSMEETADIVRHFIRDSETTESQNTLGTGNLAGCPPTVDHDHVQTLKRSLETLSIIIQEFQEATS is encoded by the exons ATGAACGAGCTAGAAACAGGCTTTGATGCACTAAGCATCAACCGACTGATTAATCCCATAGACAAAGATATACCAAATGAGATTCCGTTCTGTCCATCAGGCAATCTCGCAACGAAATTACAGGACACTCCCCGTTATCTCTTTCGCGTTTTTTCAAAGAATTCCGCAGGAGAGAACAGTAGTGAATGGATGAAATCCGTTGACGCGCAAAAGGGCAATTTCACAGATATTTTTAAACGAGATAATGCTTCAGCTGTCGCTTTAACTCTCAACGAGCATCTCATGCCGTGGCCAAAATTAAATGGAGATCCTTTCATATCCTGGACAACTTCGCTTCTTTTCGCGATCCAGTACGCTATCTTCAAGTATAAGAAGGAACACGTCGAACTGAACATGATTTATCTGTGCATTGTTGACACTACTCAGTTCCCTAGCGGAGTGTTCATAAAAGACCTCGACCTGATCGAGGAATTCCAAGATAAGGTCACCGATGACCACGTCATCTGGTATAAAAACAAGCGGCGTTACTGGAAAAACATAGGGCTCAGCAACATCCGTCAATTACGAAATAGGAAACATGAGGAGTATTCTGGTATTTACTACTTCGGAGAATACCTTTCACAGGGGCAGACCAAGATCAATGGCCGTTCATGTACGGTGCCTTGCGATAAGGTTATTAACAATCACTTGTTTGCCATGATGCCCAACTTCAAAGTGGAAATGGAAAGCGAAGCTCAATTATGGGCAAAAGCAGTGATAAAGTTTCGAGAGCCGTCGCCGTCCAAAATCATGGAGCAAGAGGCGATAGACAATTCCGAATTCTTCGAGGCAAAGGCGATAGCATTAGAATTTGGCACGAAATGGTTTCTGCCAATGCTAGCCAATTTATTAGCCCTGAGCCCTCGTACGGCTAACCCCGCGAACATACGTCTGATATCGAAGCTATTTTCCA ACGGCGTGGAACACAGTCTATTGTCCAAAATCACGAACGTTGTGGCCGATGACAATATTCCTGAGGTCCTCCGGTTTAGGGAGATCGTTCATGCTATTAACAAGGACTACCACGCCGATCGTGCTGCCGTCCTAGTAAGATCTATGGAAGAGACTGCAG ATATTGTGCGCCACTTTATACGCGACTCTGAGACCACTGAAAGCCAAAATACGTTGGGTACAGGCAACTTAGCAGGCTGTCCTCCTACCGTAGATCATGATCATGTGCAGACGCTTAAGCGGAGCTTGGAAACGCTAAGCATAATTATACAAGAATTTCAAGAAGCTACGAGTTAG
- a CDS encoding putative secondary metabolism biosynthetic enzyme (antiSMASH:Cluster_7.3~SMCOG1040:alcohol dehydrogenase), whose protein sequence is MTQSSLVGKEYRGYRSKDGGVTAFDAKIPELGPRDIVVRITHTGLCASDVAMVKLPVALGHEGVGIVEMVGFDAKQLKVGDRVGGGYHRDACGNCKFCLKGKDIYCYDRIVMGEGDYDNGTFGQFYIGKETFLHKIPDSIPSEYAAPLQCAGVAVYTALRETVEPGMRVGIYGIGGLGHLAMQYAAKMGTKVVVYSTSADKEQEARAWGASEFHLISTMYETIKAPIKVLLITGSYIQILKKQRQRNSYREMALSYH, encoded by the exons ATGACTCAATCTAGTCTTGTGGGGAAGGAGTATCGAGGTTATCGATCTAAAGATGGAGGTGTCACTGCGTTTGACGCCAAAATTCCGGAACTGGGTCCTCGAGATATTGTTGTTCGCATCACTCACACTGGTCTTTGCGCTAGTGATGTGGCGATGGTAAAACTTCCCGTTGCTCTAGGCCATGAAGGGGTAGGAATTGTTGAGATGGTCGGCTTTGATGCGAAGCAGTTGAAAGTTGGTGACCGGGTTGGCGGCGGATATCATCGGGATGCCTGTGGCAACTGCAAGTTCTGTCTTAAAGGCAAAGATATCTACTGCTATGATCGTATTGTCATGGGCGAGGGAGACTACGACAATGGAACCTTTGGCCAGTTTTATATCGGCAAAGAGACGTTTTTGCACAAGATTCCGGATAGCATTCCTAGCGAGTATGCTGCCCCACTTCAGTGTGCTGGCGTTGCAGTATACACTGCTCTCCGGGAAACAGTCGAGCCTGGTATGCGAGTTGGAATATATGGAATTGGTGGCCTTGGCCATCTTGCAATGCAATATGCTGCCAAGATGGGTACTAAAGTCGTTGTGTACAGCACATCTGCAGACAAAGAGCAGGAAGCACGCGCCTGGGGAGCCAGTGAATTTCACCTAATCAGTACTATGTATGAAACCATCAAAGCTCCAATAAAGGTATTGTTGATTACTGGAAGTTATATCCAGATTTTGAAAA AACAACGACAAAGGAATTCTTATCGCGAAATGGCATTATCGTACCACTGA